The genomic interval AGTCGAAATCATAATCATAATTGCGATAATAAGAGTTCCAATATTTCCAAAAATATATTGTGACGCCACAACTGCAACACGATCAGATTTTGCTGTAGCAATTTCATCTAACGGAATTACGGCCAAATACATGATATTTGTTAATACATAAATGATGGTTACGATAAAAGTTCCGAGAAACAAACTTAAACCAACATTTCGCTGCGGATTTTTAATTTCTCCAGCAATAAAAGTAACACCATTCCAAGCATCACTAGAAAACAATGATCCAACCATTGCGGCTGAAATTCCTGTAATCAAAGCTGTTCCACCAATTGGCATCCATTCACCACTTTCTATATCAAAAACACGAGTATTCCAAGCATCTGTCCAATTGGCGTCCCAAACAGAAGCTTTTGCCGCCAATGTTAATCCGAATACAATTAATCCTAGTAATGATAATATTTTGATGATGGTAAGAACGGTTTGCAGGATCTTTCCGTTTTTTACGCCACGGCTATTTATATAAGACAATAAAATTATAGTAATAATAGAAACTACTTGTGCAGCATTGAGTTTAAAAAAGCCAATTTCATAAAGAATATTTTCATCGCTGAAAGGCTCGTATAAATAAGCCGCAAATTTTGAAAATGCAACACCTACTGCTGCAATTGTTCCGGTTTGTATTACAGCAAAAAAACTCCATCCGTACAGGAAAGCAATTAGCTTATTGTACGCTTCTTTGAGATAAACATACTGTCCTCCAGCCTTTGGAAACATAGAACTCAATTCGCCGTAACTTACAGCGGCAATAACTGTAATCAATCCTGAAATCAGCCAAATTAAGGTTAGCCATCCTGCAGATCCGACTCGTCTTGCGATATCGGCGCTTACAATAAATATTCCAGATCCTATCATAGAACCTACTACAAGCATGGTTCCGTCTAATAATCCGAGTTCTCTTTTAAAATGTTCTTGATCGTTTTCTTGCATTTTTATTGGTTTTGGGTTGGTTAAAGATATACTTTTTTCTTAAATTTTATTTTTTTAATTCTAAATTCGCAATATTATGGGCGTATCCCTTCGGGTCGGGCTATCGGCTATATCTTTTATTCCGTTTCTCTTCATAAAAGGATACCGCCTCTATCCCTTACGCGAACGGCACAAACATATTTAAAGTATTACCATTCATAACAGAAAACTTAAAGACTTTTATTTCAAAACTTAACATAATCTCAAATGATCTTTTCTTATCTTTAAATAAAAACATAGCTTATGACTTGGGATCCAAAAAAATATGATGAATTTAAAACAGAACGCACTAGACCTTTTGATGATCTGATAAGTCATATTGTTGATAAACCGAATCTAAAAGTTATAGATTTAGGATGCGGAACTGGCGAACTCACGAAAAGACTTTCTGAAAAACTCTCCAATTCAACCGTTCTAGGAATAGACAATTCAGCTGAAATGCTGGCAAAAGCTCCGACAGCTGAAAATTTAACTTTTAAAGAATTATCTATTCCAGACCAATTAAAAGAAGAAACAAAATGGGATGTCATTCTTTCGAATGCTGCTTTGCAATGGATTGATAATCATGGCGAATTATTTCCAAAAATTATTTCTCGTCTAAATCCTGGAGGTCAATTGGCTGTTCAAATGCCACAGCAAAACGAAAATATATTGAACAGGATACTTTTAAATTTAGTTCAAGAAGAACCTTTTGCTTCGTATTTAAATAATTGGACACGTCCTTCTCCTGTTTTGAGTTTAGACGAATATGCTAAAATATTTTTTGAAAATGGAGGAAAAGATCTCGTTATCTATGAAAAAGTTTATCCACAGATTTCGACTTCAAAAAATGACTTTTTTGATTTCATTTCCGGTTCTGCGCTTACTGTTTATCAAGAACGTTTAAAAGAAGACGAATTCGAAAAATTATCAGATGAATTTAAGCATAGAATAAACAAATATTTTCCTGTTGTTCCTTCAATTTATGCCTTTAGAAGATTAATTCTTTATGCGCGATTTTAGCCAAATTTCATCCTTCTATCGAGAAAAAGATATTCAACGATTACTTTAGAATAGTTTAAACAAAAATTATATTTTTCAAAAATAACTTCTTTTTTTTGAAAAATATATAAGTTAATTTTTACTACATTTGAAAAAAATCATTCTAATAACTATTTTACAATCTTAAAATCTTTAACAAGTGTTTAATTAAAACATAAAACAATCTTTCCCCAAAGTTGGTTTACAAATTAATCGAATACGCAAAAGGCACTTTATCATTAACCTACTAATTTTAAATTTATGTCTAAGTTGCAAGCTTTAAAAAACTTTCGTTTTCCGAATGTTTTTGTTCTTATCTTAATTATTTTTATTTCCTGCGCTTTACTAATTTGCATCAACTTTTTTACCATTAAAATCTTATCTGCAAACAGAGCTTATGTAAATGGAGAATCTCATTATTCAAAAAGCCAGAAAGAAGCATCTAGACATCTCATCACTTATTTATATACCAAAAACCCCAATCAATGGAACCTGTATTGTGAAGAATTGAAAGTTCCTCAAGGCGATGGCATTGCTCGAATTACACTTTTAAAAGCTGGAGATAATGATATTGCAAGAAAAGGTCTGCTTATTGGACGAAATCACGAAGAGGATTTAGATGACATTATTTGGCTTTTTGACAATTTCAAAGAGGTTTCTTTTTTAGCCAAAGCAATCGATGAATGGGGAAAAGGCGACAAACTCATTTTCAAACTATTTGTAATTGGACAAGAGGTTAATGCTAAAATCAACCGCAATCTTTTAACTTTAAAAGATCAAAGACAATATTTAAAAGAAATCAGCTCTATTAGTGATAGTTTAACGATCAATGAAAGAAACTTCTCTAATCTATTGGGTGAAGGAACCAGAAAAATAAAAGACTTGTTAATCTTTACCAATGTCTTTTTTATTTTAGTCATTATTTGCAGTGTCTGCCTTTATTATTCTATAATGGTAAAAAGGCTTCTGCTTTCAAAAAAAGAAACCGAAGCAAAAAATGAAAATTTAATAGTTGTAAATCGCGAATTAGACAGGTTTGTTTATAGTGCATCTCACGATTTGAGATCTCCTATAACTTCTCTAAAAGGTCTTATCGAAATTACTTCTTTAGAAGATGATGTAACTCAAATTCGCAATTATCTCCAAATGATGCATCATAGTCTTGCAAGACAAGACCAATTTATTAGCGACATTATAGATTATTCTAAGAATAAAAGAAAAGAAATAATCATGGAACCTGTAAGTTTGAAAGAGCTTTTTAATGAGGCCATTCTTCAATTAATGCACATTGAAAATGCCAATAGAATAAAATTTACCCAAGAACATTTAGTTGACGAAATTGAAAGCGATGGCCTTCGTTTAAAAATCATCATTAACAATTTGATTTCAAATGCGATAAAATATTCTGATGCCAGCAAACAAGAAATGTTTATTTCTATCAAAACCTATTTTAGCGATGGTTTAAACAAAATTGAAGTTGCAGATAACGGAATCGGAATTACTGGTAAAGACAAAGAAAATATATTTGAAATGTACTTCGGGACAAACAAAAATAAAGGTTCTGGATTAGGTCTTTATATTGTAAAAGAAGCCGTAGAAAACATTAAAGGAAATATTTCTGTTATTTCGGAAAGTACTGTCGGAAGTAAATTTATAGTAACAATACCACATTCACATGCCATCTAAACCTGACTTTTTACTAGTAGAAGATAATTTAATTGACCAATTTGTTACTAAAAAACTACTCAAAAAAGGATTAAATATAAATCCTTTATTTATTGCAAATAATGGGAAAGAAGCCATTGATTGGCTTATACAAAATCCAATTCAAAACTCTTTAGTTATACTTTTAGATATTCAAATGCCTGTAATGAATGGATTTGAATTTTTGGAGGAATTTGCTAGACTTGCAGAAAAAATAAATAGCAAAGTGGAAATTTTTGTCCTTTCTTCAACTTTGGATACAGATGAGATTAGAAAAGCAAAAGAAAACAAGTATGTAACTGATTTTTGGAGCAAACCTTTTTGTCTAGAGACATTAAAAAATACTTTC from Flavobacterium sp. YJ01 carries:
- a CDS encoding amino acid permease; its protein translation is MQENDQEHFKRELGLLDGTMLVVGSMIGSGIFIVSADIARRVGSAGWLTLIWLISGLITVIAAVSYGELSSMFPKAGGQYVYLKEAYNKLIAFLYGWSFFAVIQTGTIAAVGVAFSKFAAYLYEPFSDENILYEIGFFKLNAAQVVSIITIILLSYINSRGVKNGKILQTVLTIIKILSLLGLIVFGLTLAAKASVWDANWTDAWNTRVFDIESGEWMPIGGTALITGISAAMVGSLFSSDAWNGVTFIAGEIKNPQRNVGLSLFLGTFIVTIIYVLTNIMYLAVIPLDEIATAKSDRVAVVASQYIFGNIGTLIIAIMIMISTFACNNGLIMAGARVYYTMAKDGLFFKKAAVLNKSSVPAWALWAQCIWASALCLTGKYGDLLDFVIIIVLIFYILTIYGIFILRKKMPDVERPYKAFGYPFLPMLYIVVASAICISLLITKFSTCGWGVLIMLTGIPVYYLTKPKED
- a CDS encoding response regulator; its protein translation is MPSKPDFLLVEDNLIDQFVTKKLLKKGLNINPLFIANNGKEAIDWLIQNPIQNSLVILLDIQMPVMNGFEFLEEFARLAEKINSKVEIFVLSSTLDTDEIRKAKENKYVTDFWSKPFCLETLKNTFL
- a CDS encoding methyltransferase domain-containing protein, producing MTWDPKKYDEFKTERTRPFDDLISHIVDKPNLKVIDLGCGTGELTKRLSEKLSNSTVLGIDNSAEMLAKAPTAENLTFKELSIPDQLKEETKWDVILSNAALQWIDNHGELFPKIISRLNPGGQLAVQMPQQNENILNRILLNLVQEEPFASYLNNWTRPSPVLSLDEYAKIFFENGGKDLVIYEKVYPQISTSKNDFFDFISGSALTVYQERLKEDEFEKLSDEFKHRINKYFPVVPSIYAFRRLILYARF
- a CDS encoding HAMP domain-containing sensor histidine kinase produces the protein MSKLQALKNFRFPNVFVLILIIFISCALLICINFFTIKILSANRAYVNGESHYSKSQKEASRHLITYLYTKNPNQWNLYCEELKVPQGDGIARITLLKAGDNDIARKGLLIGRNHEEDLDDIIWLFDNFKEVSFLAKAIDEWGKGDKLIFKLFVIGQEVNAKINRNLLTLKDQRQYLKEISSISDSLTINERNFSNLLGEGTRKIKDLLIFTNVFFILVIICSVCLYYSIMVKRLLLSKKETEAKNENLIVVNRELDRFVYSASHDLRSPITSLKGLIEITSLEDDVTQIRNYLQMMHHSLARQDQFISDIIDYSKNKRKEIIMEPVSLKELFNEAILQLMHIENANRIKFTQEHLVDEIESDGLRLKIIINNLISNAIKYSDASKQEMFISIKTYFSDGLNKIEVADNGIGITGKDKENIFEMYFGTNKNKGSGLGLYIVKEAVENIKGNISVISESTVGSKFIVTIPHSHAI